Part of the Cloacibacterium caeni genome is shown below.
TAAATTTAAATTTAAACAGGGGCAATATCTTAACCTCAAGTTTAATTTCGGTGAAGAAGAGTTTCGCCGTTCGTATTCTATCATAGATGCTCCTTCAGAAAATTCTCAAACGCTTTCCATTTTAGTTAAACAGATGGAAAACGGTACTATTTCTACCTATCTTAACCAAAATCTTAAAGAAAATGATGAGGTAGAAGTGCAACAACCTATGGGAAATTTCTGTACCAATTATCACGCATCTAATCATAAAAATTATGTAGGAATAGCAGCAGGAAGCGGGATTTCGCCGGTTTTGTCTAATCTCAAAGAAGCATTGTTTCAAGAGCCAAATGCTAAAGTTTTATTGTTTTTTGGCAATAAAAATTCTCAAAATATTTTACTCAAAGAAGAATTAGATGCCTTGAAAGAGAGATTCCCAGAGCGATTTCAAGTGACGCATATTTTGAGTAGAGAGCCCCAAGAAGATGCTCTTTTTGAAGGAAGAATCACTACTGAAAAGTTAGGTCAACTTTTAGATAAAAATTCCGAAATAAAACCAGAAGATTCTACGTTTTTCATTTGTGGACCCACCGAAATGATTAAGTCGACTTCGGATTTTTTGAAAAAAGAAAGAAAAGTTCCGGCATTGCAGGTTTTATATGAATATTTCTCTGCTCCAGATGATGAAGATAATGCAGAAATGAGCGAGGAATTCAAGAAAATACCCAACTTAGAAAGTTTTGTAACGTTAATTATAGATGATGATGAGTATTCTATTCATCTCAATTCTAAAAAAGAAAGTATTTTAGATAAAGCATTGAAAGAAAACTTACCAGTTCCGTTTGCTTGTAAAGGCGGTGTTTGTTGCACCTGCAAAGCTCAAGTGATGGAAGGTGAGGTTTTTATGGAAAAAAACTTTGCACTTACAGAAGACGAAGTCGCAAGAGGTTTTGTATTAACTTGTCAGTGTCATCCTACTACCAATATTGTGATGCTGAACTATGATGTATAATTCATTCTAAAAAATTAAAAAAATGGTCAATTGGAAATTCGCAAAAGCCGTCGATGAAAACGAAGAGTTTAAAATAAATGGCACAAATATTTGGAACCATTATTGGCATTGTGTCAACAAAAAAGTAGAAGTAAAAGGACCTTATGAAGGGCAAGTTTACTTTTTCAAAGAGTATGAAATTACCAACGGAGACCAAAAAATAAACTTCGTGGCAGGAGAATTTGTAAATTCTAAAGTGGGAATTTATATAAAAGACGATTTAAGCGACGGAAAATTATGATTTGGCTTATCGCTGTCTGCTTTCTGCAATCAGCTGAAAAGAGCTCATAATAAAAAAATATTGTATTAAAAAATTTAAAAAATGCTGAAAGCAGATTGCCGAAAGCTGAAAGCAAAAATATGGATACAGAAAAATTTTTACAATACGTTCAAGCCGAAAATAAGGTAGAACCCAAAGATATGATGCCAGAAGATTACAGAAAACTTCTGGTAAGACAGATTTCGCAACATGCTCATTCTGAAGTAGTGGGAATGTTACCAGAAGCCAATTGGATTACCAGAGCGCCAAGTTTGAGAAGAAAAATGGCACTTTTGGCAAAAATTCAAGACGAAGCAGGTCACGGTTTGTATTTATATGCCGCTACAGAAACGCTGAACAACGGAGAAATAGCCGCAGACAGAGATTCTACCTATAATGATATGCTTTCTGGAAAAGCCAAATATTCTAGTATTTTTAATTATCCAGCATTAAGTTGGGCAGATATTGGAGCGATTGGCTGGTTAGTAGATGGTGCTGCTATTATGAATCAAGTAATGTTGATGGGAAATTCTTACGGCCCTTATTCCAGAGCGATGCTCAGAATTTGTAAAGAAGAATCTTTTCACCAAAGACAAGGCTACGAAATCCTGATGACGCTTTGCCGTGGAACCAAAGAACAGAAACAATTGGCTCAAGATGCATTAGATAGATTTTGGTGGCCAGCTTTGATGATGTTTGGTCCGAATGATGACGCTTCTCCTAATTCTCAAAAATCAATGAATTACCGAGTGAAAAGAGAAAGTAACGATTCACTCCGACAAAGATTTGTAGATGTTACCGTTCCTCAAGCAGAATTTTTAGGGCTGAAAGTTCCAGATAAAAATTTAAAATGGAATGAAGAAACGGGACATTATGATTTTGGCAATTTACCTTGGGATGAATTTAATGAAATCCTAAAAGGAAACGGACCGTGCAATAAAAAACGCCTCGAAACCAAAAGAAAAGCACAAGCAGAAAACGCTTGGGTAAAAGAAGCTGCAATTGCGTATGCTGCAAAAGTAAATTCTTAAGAATGGAAGTAAGTAATCATAATTATATTACAGGTCTAAAAATTTTAATTCAAAGTATTCCATATTTAGGAACACCATTAAATGAATTTTTATTTGAACATAGAGGAAGAATCAAACAAGAAAGATTAAATAAATTTATTCAAAATCTTATAGATTATTTTGAAACAGCTTCAGAATTTAAGATTGAAAATAATTATATAACAAGTGAGGAATTCGGTGATATATTTGAAAGTGTGTTAGAAAAAGTTACTAAAACTGATAATGTAGAAAAATTAGTGAGATTTAGAAATATTTTAAAAAATCAAATTGTTGAGCCTCAAAAAGTAGAATACATTGAAACTTTTATTGATTTGATTCCAAAAATAAGTGAAAAACAATTTGAAATTCTTTATAGTCATTTGTTATATGATGAAAAATTTTTTAAAATTCTTTCAAAAATATCAGGTATTGGGAATTTTGATGAAACGGAAGAAGAAAGCGAGAATAAATTAAATGATGAAAATGAATTTAATTATCTAAGCTCAAAATTTTTATTACCAGAATCATTTAATTTAGAAAAAACTGAATATGATTACTTGATTCAAGATTTGATTTCAAAGTCATTACTATTGGACAATGGAATAGGAAGGATTGAAATTGAACCTCTTGAATTTGTAAAAATTACAAGTTTTGGTAAAGCTTTTATTAAATATGTATCCGAAAATTAATTTAAAATCTAAAATTTATAATTTAAAATAATGAATAACCTTGATATGTGGGAAGTTTTTATCCAAACCAAACCTGGACTTTCTCATAAACACGCAGGTACGGTTCAAGCGCCAACTGCAGAACTGGCACTTCAAAACGCTCGAGACGTTTATACAAGACGCGGAGAAGGAACTTCTATTTGGGTAGTTCCCAGCAAATATGTGGTAACAAGCGAAGGAATAGACAAGGAAGCATTCTTTGATCCTGCAGATGATAAACTCTATCGTCATCCTACTTTTTACCAAATTCCTAATGATGTGAAAAACATGTAAGAAAGCTTTCAGCAATCAGCAATCGGCAATCAGCAATTTTTGGCTGCCGAAAGCAGATAGCCGAAAGCAGATAGCCAAAATTATGAAAAACTACCTCCTAAAACTCGCAGATGATTCCCTGATTATGGGGCAGAGATTGGCAGAATGGTGCGGAAAAGGTCCGTACTTGGAAGAAGATATTGCAATAATTAACATCGCTCTTGATCAATTGGGTCAAGCCAATAATTTCTACAATTTAGCGGCAAATTTATTTAATGATGGCAGAACTGCAGATGATTTTGCCATGTTAAGAGTAGAGAAAGAATACCTCAATGCACAATTGGTAGAATTACCAAACGGAGATTATGCTAATACTATTATGAAGGCTTATTTCTTTGCGGTTTACCAAAATTTATTGTACGAAAATTTAAGCAATTCTGCAGATGAAGAACTGAGAGCCATTGCTCAAAAATCTCTGAAAGAAGTAAAATATCACTATACTCATACCGAAACTTGGATGCGTATTTTTGCTCAAGGAACTGATGAAAGCCGAAAAAGAATAGAAGCGGCTCTCGAAAATCTTTGGGAATACACAGGCGGACTTTTTGATGAAGTAGAAGAAGAGGAAAATTTGGTGGCACTGAATTTAATTCTTTCTTCCAAACAACTTCATGAAGAATGGAAAGCTAAAATCGCAGAAGATTTTGCTAAGTTTGGTTTAGAAGTTCCAACTGCTGAATTTATGCAAAAAGGCAGCAGAAAAGGAATTCACACCGAATATTTTGGATATATTTTGTGTGAATTACAGTATATGCAAAGAACGTATCCAAATTGTGTTTGGTAGAAAGTTTGAAGTCAGAAGCTGGAAGTTTTCTAACATGCTGTCATTCTGAATGAAACGAAGTGAAATGGAAAATCTATTTTCGATAAAATAAAATAAATCTTTGCGCTCTTTGCGTTAAAAAACAATGCAGAATCTTTTAGAAATACTCGCTCAGATTCCAGACCCCGAAATTCCAGTGATTAACATCGTGGAACTCGGGATTGTTCGTGATGCAAAAATGATTTCTGAAACAGAAGCAGAAATCATCATTACGCCTACTTATTCTGCGTGTCCTGCTATGTTTAATATCGAAGAAGATATTATCAAACTATTTAAAGAAAAAGGAATTTCTGCAAAAGTAGTTACCAAAATGTTTCCGATTTGGACTACAGATTGGATGACTGATGAAGCCAGAGAAAAACTGAAAGCTTACGGAATTGTTCCACCAGAAAAAGGTGCAGACGAAAATCATC
Proteins encoded:
- a CDS encoding 2Fe-2S iron-sulfur cluster-binding protein, which encodes MNHFYTLKVAKIQKVTDEAVKITFEIPSSIQDKFKFKQGQYLNLKFNFGEEEFRRSYSIIDAPSENSQTLSILVKQMENGTISTYLNQNLKENDEVEVQQPMGNFCTNYHASNHKNYVGIAAGSGISPVLSNLKEALFQEPNAKVLLFFGNKNSQNILLKEELDALKERFPERFQVTHILSREPQEDALFEGRITTEKLGQLLDKNSEIKPEDSTFFICGPTEMIKSTSDFLKKERKVPALQVLYEYFSAPDDEDNAEMSEEFKKIPNLESFVTLIIDDDEYSIHLNSKKESILDKALKENLPVPFACKGGVCCTCKAQVMEGEVFMEKNFALTEDEVARGFVLTCQCHPTTNIVMLNYDV
- the paaA gene encoding 1,2-phenylacetyl-CoA epoxidase subunit PaaA yields the protein MDTEKFLQYVQAENKVEPKDMMPEDYRKLLVRQISQHAHSEVVGMLPEANWITRAPSLRRKMALLAKIQDEAGHGLYLYAATETLNNGEIAADRDSTYNDMLSGKAKYSSIFNYPALSWADIGAIGWLVDGAAIMNQVMLMGNSYGPYSRAMLRICKEESFHQRQGYEILMTLCRGTKEQKQLAQDALDRFWWPALMMFGPNDDASPNSQKSMNYRVKRESNDSLRQRFVDVTVPQAEFLGLKVPDKNLKWNEETGHYDFGNLPWDEFNEILKGNGPCNKKRLETKRKAQAENAWVKEAAIAYAAKVNS
- the paaB gene encoding 1,2-phenylacetyl-CoA epoxidase subunit PaaB; translated protein: MNNLDMWEVFIQTKPGLSHKHAGTVQAPTAELALQNARDVYTRRGEGTSIWVVPSKYVVTSEGIDKEAFFDPADDKLYRHPTFYQIPNDVKNM
- the paaC gene encoding 1,2-phenylacetyl-CoA epoxidase subunit PaaC — its product is MKNYLLKLADDSLIMGQRLAEWCGKGPYLEEDIAIINIALDQLGQANNFYNLAANLFNDGRTADDFAMLRVEKEYLNAQLVELPNGDYANTIMKAYFFAVYQNLLYENLSNSADEELRAIAQKSLKEVKYHYTHTETWMRIFAQGTDESRKRIEAALENLWEYTGGLFDEVEEEENLVALNLILSSKQLHEEWKAKIAEDFAKFGLEVPTAEFMQKGSRKGIHTEYFGYILCELQYMQRTYPNCVW
- the paaD gene encoding 1,2-phenylacetyl-CoA epoxidase subunit PaaD encodes the protein MQNLLEILAQIPDPEIPVINIVELGIVRDAKMISETEAEIIITPTYSACPAMFNIEEDIIKLFKEKGISAKVVTKMFPIWTTDWMTDEAREKLKAYGIVPPEKGADENHLQIPKKCPRCGSENTTQISRFGSTLCKASYQCQDCLEPFDYFKYH